A genomic region of Cydia strobilella chromosome 12, ilCydStro3.1, whole genome shotgun sequence contains the following coding sequences:
- the LOC134746029 gene encoding uncharacterized protein LOC134746029 produces MRVQRALAGGIDRWAGRGAGRPGRASVRVGAASARSSLVQLRRAGVTPRPRAPGGGGEPRAARPRADAARPPRSRSAPCARPVPPGPRRARSLAPRTPRPRLRPVFLWARQQDGRVQAVHCEDYDPRNRIRLARTPSGWRVIPRTEIYNAIRVPPAPPRERKRSRAARKRAREPAWLAPPDLETHIPSHTIAVPRSAAPSPPPEPTPLDNLLAVAELEFNQQRGKDLEQLEVGVNDAYAFLPDEAVARDVMSFELGEPPKTTEDIFYDRKSHGEEDFQNNLVVHKDLFETISEAHYLPELSGPHDEALLESLVEKGCEDNQILGQALDKLAHLVTGGGDYAEEEEDMLLSGAPVADIIDRLEQSLESPGRSSITAAQGLLHLHHIGDQLHDIQPDQQTVDQTYMSDEVFVPEVSTLTLTQDRELQVANEITSMEYDQEAEKALGDAVEATVSMYTDISEPVIEEHETYKENSEVELPNPTLPEDSEIPVPTVITTDAEASKVDEPIEENEEDVPTCMPKEEVTQPEGPGEDSEKEPETESEDPSVCELVATDLSLKAVQKQKQVLSAVIETRNVEENVTVEKSEELPRDLSVHRRLPTPHASPRRIDIPRAPSRESDAMQSPQPSGIPAIPSSPEIFMAPQKSKQTLFLETLLSSPSPKMYTSEVTITKQQCEPLNLGKHRKSASPTVSSCSDEMRKFNKEFGEPQEKRIKNEMDLAKISKVFKGSKEDSKRSDKSTHKSNEDTSPLKQLQILKTTADFNIPDPLLVPKDKLNHILAAPGREIPALLIQRPELRLPEAFAYPSILQDPDILVISLSQLENILENDAKKISISKTKEPTMPEHIRMSTSDPPKPEVRSTTTPVPDQTAHPKPIQLDALATDIDAATTAALNQMFWLPYLNQLEVMAACSQNSEFLKAMSASGYSGQNYAELSQMLNASRFMGSGGFPMMPQMDYDNRMQFAMWQEAMNQANAAASRSKSEAQKEVPSKSADVQNPYVHSTKNHQSKSQSHSAARTSPIAHNYNNNQRSMAHNPFFQSMYPGMNPNIRPNMPLPGLQIPYFNPNMMGSQRSPRTSQQKSPTSPYYPNNNYLQSVKHSEATHQRSSSTGSQESPRPRISVKSLQNLLEPTAAAASGVTARRSSVPSSSMGRRRDEPEVGSTTPLGEPPPHPMPHPHDPSTYHLWHPLFGNQKGYNSPWSWTTVTATGD; encoded by the coding sequence ATGCGGGTGCAGCGGGCGCTCGCGGGCGGTATCGATCGctgggcggggcgcggggcggggcGCCCGGGCCGGGCGTCAGTACGCGTCGGGGCCGCGTCCGCGCGGTCGTCGCTCGTCCAGCTGCGACGCGCCGGAGTGACTCCGCGGCCTCGGgcgcccggcggcggcggcgagcctCGCGCCGCCCGCCCCCGCGCCGAtgccgcccgcccgccgcgctcgcGCTCTGCTCCCTGCGCCCGTCCCGTCCCGCCCggcccgcgccgcgcgcgcagCCTCGCGCCCCGCACCCCGCGCCCTCGTCTGCGACCCGTCTTCCTCTGGGCGCGCCAGCAGGACGGCCGAGTGCAGGCCGTGCACTGTGAGGACTACGACCCACGCAACCGCATCCGCCTGGCGCGCACGCCCAGCGGCTGGCGCGTGATCCCGCGCACCGAGATCTATAACGCGATCCGcgtgccgcccgcgccgccgcgcgaGCGCAAGCGCAGCCGCGCCGCCCGCAAGCGAGCTCGCGAGCCGGCCTGGCTCGCCCCTCCCGACCTGGAGACCCACATTCCCTCGCACACCATCGCGGTGCCGCGCTCGGCCGCGCCCTCGCCGCCGCCCGAGCCCACGCCGCTCGACAACCTGCTGGCCGTGGCCGAGCTCGAGTTCAACCAGCAGCGCGGCAAGGACCTCGAGCAGCTGGAGGTCGGCGTGAACGACGCCTACGCCTTCCTGCCTGACGAGGCGGTCGCTAGGGACGTCATGTCGTTCGAACTTGGCGAACCCCCCAAAACTACAGAGGATATATTCTACGACCGGAAATCCCATGGGGAAGAGGACTTTCAGAACAATTTAGTGGTCCATAAAGATTTATTTGAGACTATCAGTGAGGCACATTATTTGCCGGAGTTGAGCGGGCCCCACGACGAGGCCCTTCTCGAATCGCTCGTAGAGAAAGGTTGTGAGGATAATCAAATCCTGGGTCAGGCGCTGGACAAGCTGGCGCACCTAGTAACGGGTGGTGGCGACTACGCagaggaagaagaagacatgCTGTTGAGTGGGGCGCCAGTAGCCGACATCATTGATAGGCTGGAGCAGTCGCTCGAGTCTCCCGGCCGCAGCAGCATCACCGCAGCACAGGGCCTGCTGCATTTGCACCACATCGGAGACCAGCTGCATGACATCCAACCTGACCAGCAGACTGTCGATCAAACCTACATGTCTGACGAAGTGTTTGTCCCTGAAGTGTCCACGTTAACGTTGACTCAAGATAGGGAACTTCAGGTCGCTAATGAAATCACTAGTATGGAGTATGATCAAGAAGCCGAGAAGGCGCTAGGAGACGCCGTTGAAGCGACTGTATCTATGTATACCGATATTAGTGAGCCAGTAATTGAAGAGCATGAGACTTACAAAGAGAATTCCGAAGTGGAACTGCCAAATCCTACGTTACCAGAAGACAGTGAGATACCCGTGCCAACCGTAATTACTACAGATGCTGAAGCGTCTAAAGTTGATGAACCGATAGAAGAAAACGAGGAGGATGTACCAACATGCATGCCGAAAGAAGAAGTTACGCAGCCAGAAGGCCCTGGAGAAGACTCCGAGAAAGAACCAGAAACAGAATCGGAAGACCCTTCGGTGTGTGAGTTAGTGGCTACTGATCTTAGTTTAAAAGCAGTTCAGAAGCAAAAACAGGTGTTaagtgcggtgatagaaacgaggaATGTGGAGGAAAATGTGACAGTGGAGAAGAGTGAAGAACTTCCGAGGGATTTGAGTGTGCACCGGAGACTACCGACCCCCCACGCGTCGCCGCGGAGGATTGATATCCCGAGGGCACCGTCGCGTGAGTCGGACGCCATGCAGTCCCCGCAGCCCAGTGGCATCCCCGCCATACCATCATCACCAGAAATATTCATGGCTCCGCAAAAAAGTAAACAGACGCTGTTTCTAGAAACGTTACTCTCTTCTCCATCGCCAAAGATGTACACGTCCGAAGTTACCATCACAAAGCAACAATGCGAGCCTCTTAATTTAGGTAAACACAGAAAATCTGCGAGTCCAACCGTCTCCAGTTGCTCAGACGAAATGAggaaatttaataaagaatttGGTGAACCACAGGAGAAAAGGATAAAGAATGAGATGGACTTAGCTAAAATTAGTAAAGTTTTCAAAGGTTCAAAAGAGGACTCAAAAAGATCTGATAAGTCGACGCATAAGTCAAATGAGGATACGAGTCCATTAAAGCAATTGCAAATTTTAAAGACTACTGCAGACTTCAACATTCCAGACCCGCTCTTAGTACCTAAAGACAAATTGAATCATATATTAGCGGCACCCGGGCGAGAGATCCCAGCCTTACTAATACAGAGGCCAGAGCTAAGACTACCCGAGGCGTTCGCGTACCCCTCCATTCTACAAGACCCAGATATACTAGTCATATCTTTGTCACAACTTGAAAATATCTTAGAAAATGATGCCAAAAAAATATCAATCTCTAAAACTAAGGAACCTACGATGCCAGAGCATATAAGAATGTCAACTAGCGACCCACCCAAGCCTGAAGTACGTAGTACTACCACTCCAGTGCCAGACCAAACGGCACACCCAAAACCTATACAATTAGATGCTTTAGCTACAGATATAGATGCGGCTACCACGGCGGCGCTCAACCAAATGTTCTGGCTCCCTTACTTAAATCAGCTAGAAGTAATGGCGGCTTGCTCTCAAAACAGCGAATTCCTAAAAGCAATGAGTGCTTCTGGCTACTCCGGGCAAAACTATGCAGAGTTATCTCAAATGCTAAACGCGTCTCGCTTCATGGGGTCCGGTGGATTCCCAATGATGCCACAAATGGACTACGACAACAGAATGCAATTCGCCATGTGGCAGGAAGCTATGAACCAGGCGAACGCGGCCGCCTCCCGGTCGAAATCGGAAGCCCAGAAAGAAGTGCCATCAAAATCTGCTGACGTCCAAAATCCTTACGTCCATTCCACGAAGAATCATCAAAGCAAATCACAGTCGCATTCGGCGGCACGAACAAGCCCGATCGCTCACAACTACAACAATAATCAGCGGTCTATGGCCCACAATCCATTTTTCCAAAGCATGTATCCTGGGATGAATCCGAATATCAGACCGAACATGCCGCTTCCGGGGCTACAGATACCGTATTTTAATCCAAATATGATGGGGAGCCAACGATCGCCTCGTACGAGCCAGCAGAAGAGCCCAACGTCGCCATATtatccaaataataattatttgcaaAGCGTAAAGCATTCGGAGGCTACGCATCAGCGCAGCAGTAGCACGGGATCTCAGGAGTCTCCGCGACCGCGGATTAGTGTTAAATCGCTCCAAAACCTTCTGGAGCCGACTGCGGCTGCGGCGTCCGGTGTAACGGCTCGACGGTCCTCTGTACCATCGTCGTCTATGGGCCGTCGACGGGACGAGCCAGAAGTCGGCAGCACCACGCCGCTCGGTGAGCCACCACCGCATCCCATGCCGCACCCGCACGACCCATCAACGTACCACTTGTGGCATCCACTATTTGGCAA